From a region of the Odoribacter splanchnicus DSM 20712 genome:
- a CDS encoding NVEALA domain-containing protein, which yields MKIGVCLSLVVLATIGVKMTNFGQSSSIGLAFSNIEALAADGEAGAHGKKCSFGKQYTGKEYDTAYECINRGRTVCIIWGKYIQLGSSEGYCTNAQ from the coding sequence ATAAAAATAGGTGTGTGTTTATCTCTTGTAGTTCTGGCTACTATCGGTGTGAAAATGACTAACTTTGGGCAAAGTTCTTCAATAGGACTTGCTTTCTCAAACATAGAGGCATTAGCAGCGGATGGAGAGGCTGGCGCTCATGGAAAAAAATGTTCTTTTGGTAAACAATATACTGGAAAGGAATATGATACGGCATATGAATGCATTAATAGAGGTAGAACTGTGTGTATTATTTGGGGAAAATATATACAATTAGGCTCTTCTGAAGGTTATTGTACAAATGCTCAATAG